From the genome of Watersipora subatra chromosome 9, tzWatSuba1.1, whole genome shotgun sequence:
taatatgtaataattgtaataatctcTTTGAAGTTCAAGTTCATTTATAACTGAGCCTTTTTTTACCAATATCATCATTCTAATACAAAGTAGTTCTCATACTTTTATTGCAAGCTAATagcttttgcaaaataaaacatgtcaATAGATAATATTAACTGAATCACAAAACGGAGCTAAAGCTCGTATCCCTCCAAGgttatgtttatttttgcttatttatgagttttcaaccaaatataCATTTTTTGTTCTGTTACGTACAAATTATGAAGAAAATGCAAATATGATTTTTCTaacacattaaataaaaaataattgtgtcTTCCATTATCACTTAAAGGTTATCAgtttttcaatgttttcaaaataaaaatgcaaatacGAGTTATTTAACTTTTAACATAGTAAACATAGCTTATGatatcattcattcattcacaCATCAGAACTATCAAGCAGCAGTTTTACTGATTATCTCCACTTACCATCACCACAAAGCAACAGAGAAGAATTCGGCGATCCATTATTTGACTGATAGGTATATTCTAATTGTACGTTTGGCACAAATGAAATGATGTCTTACATACCTATTTTGCTTGTTATATACCTTTGCAGATAGCCTAAAATCCTAACCTCATGCTCGTGGGCGATCAGTATCATGGGTAGTGATGAAATTTATTGAACTTGTGCTCAATAGGAAACAAGAAACTGGGAGGTGTTTCTCACAGCAGCTCTTAATAGGATCAATATACAATTAGAGGTCGCTAATATCAATTACTTTGTTTGTACATCAACTAAATATAGACCTGGCTATTTATGTGATCATTCTTCACTCATTTATTGATGCCTCTGTTAAGAAAAGTATTGATGCAACAGCTGCATGCACCAAAACTTCACAAATGCATAGTGGAATTGCATTACGTTTATGCAAGATCCTGTTCCTATCTGTGAAAATAACTGGGATTTTGTCAATCGTGACATCAGAACTAAAAAAACTGGTATACTCGTTTCCATAGGCTCATGGCACCATATTGAAACAAACCCCAACAGTTGTTGTCAAACAAGCAGAAACGGTCGCAAATTAGATTCATTAGCCCTGCAATAGTTCATTTGAGAATTGCTGATTGGGGTCACGTAATTTCCAGAAAGCTCTGTGAAAAACCTTGTTGCAGTGTATCAACAAGTTTCTAGGGAAATGAGCTTAGAATGTATTTGGTTGACATGTGGAGTGTAGCCAAAAATTCATGTGCTGACAACTGCAACTGTTATATCAATTCTAAAGCAGTCGATGTAGGTATTCCTTCCTGATCTATGCTAAATTTAGGCATTTTCAGATCCCTGATTTTTGTGCATTCTCATGAGATCTTTGACTACTTCCGAATGAAGACAATACTTGTACTAAAATAGAATTTCATAAACCGAACTTAGTTACTTTTATTTTCTTACTTCCTGTCAGTTATATTTGCTCAGAATATAAAGGCCGAACACTACACTATATTTAAAACTGCATTTGTGCTTAATGTGTACGAAATTAAAATATTGACAAAATTGTTGTGTTGGCGGTGTGGCTAAGGTACGTGCGCTTCTATGTCACTCTGCCAAGTATTTGCAGCTTTCTTGCTGGCATTTACGGGATTCTCCAAAAACGTGCGAAAGAATATCTTCAATAATAACTGTCACATCTATTTACCTGAGTCATTGGCATAACCTGTATCTGTTAATTTTCCACCACTTAAGGTTTCTGGTTCTTCACTGGTTGGTGCTCAAATTCTTGGTGACCGGGGAAGCTGCTAGAGAATTGTTGTATTTCTCTGTATGTCACTGCCATCTAAGGCTACATAAAATCAAATGTTTCATCCACACACCTTCCTAGAAGTTAAGGTCACTGCTCGATGCATGAAGCACACGTATCCAACGGATGAGCGACGCCGACATTGCAAGAATATAAATCATCTCGCCGCTGCGTAACCAATTGAACCCACTATCATCATTACGCATTCTTTATCAAAAAGCTTCTCCGAAATGCTTTAGGGAGGTGCAGCCATGCGTGATAGCTCGTCGACTGGCTCCACACACTAATCAAAAGTCGTGGCCCTGTTGAACTTGCCACCGGCAGTGTTAGCGAAGTAGTATGCTGGACAGAGGAGAGCTACCAATACATTGAGCAGCAACATCTGTGTCAGTGTGTTTCCAAACTGAGCTTTGCTCACAAAAGACAATTGTTAGACAAAATACAGACAGGATGTCAGTGACAAATGGTGGACAGAGATTTGACACAGAGCACTTGGCGACTCAAGCTATAAAGGTAGGTTTTCGCAATGAGTGTAAATCAATGTTTGTGTAAAGCTATATGCTGCAGTAATTCGTATAGTTGTATGTTCCCGGAGAACCTCTAAGAACTCGTATCTGTATGTAATCTGGTCATTTGATAAAAAACTACACCTTTTGTGTAACAGGTTAAACTCTCTAGAGCAACAAGTCTAAAATTTCTTTCTATTTGAATGGCTTTCGAGCATCACTATCCAAATGCTCTGGCCTCTTGCTTTGATAGACAATTTGGCAGAAAGGTAATCTTGCTCGAACCATAATACCAATATCTTCTCAAATTGTTCACTAGCAAATATGAAATCATTAGTTGCAGATCAACAgacagtttaattttatttcctAAATGATTTTGCTTTTGTTTGCTATTTGTTTGGTCCTAATCAGCTCTCGGGTTTACTTCGAAAATCTTTTTGGACCTTTTAAGTTCTAGCTTTGTTGAATCTGCCCATAGACTTAACTTTGCCTAGACTTCTGAACCTAAACATATACTATATTTACCACATTAATAATGTCCCAAGCTAACCAATTTACTTATTTTACAGTTGTTCAGCAAGAGATATGGTAAAGCATTCGACACCCATATAGATGTAAGGAGGTCTGGTCTAGTCAAAAAAGAAGACTACATTAACTTCTGTACCAGACAATTTGAAGACGAACAAAGAAAGAAGGTGAGCTAGCCCATTGCTGTGTTTTTAGCATTTCCTGTATCAACTTTTCTTCCCTTTTCTAATTTCACACGCGTCTCTTTCCTTTCCAATGATTATACTGTTCCTTTACGGACTGTCTATATGCTGgagacatatttttaaaatttctaaaGGTTCATTTGTAAACAATAGACTTCACAACTTGTCTATGTATTTCAGCTCTCTCGCCTTTTCTTCTAAGCAAGATTCTGTGTTCCTTTCTAGATAATGCATCTGTTGCATTCATTCGCGCttactcttattattattgctgttcttactcttattattattgctgttcTTTCGCTCAGTTGATGTTTTGTTCGTCTGTTTAGTGTTTTAGACCTTGAGCTAGAACAACTAGTCTGGAAGGTTCAACACTTTTCTCTGAACCctcacattattattattattattattattactattaatattattattagaattacttTTAATATCTGAATGCAGTTGgctgacaataataatattatttgtaatattgttattattatcggTCAACTGCATTCATTGTAGTATCattatagcaataataatatcattataacaataatgatattaTAGCAATAATGATATCATTATTATCGCCATGGATGTCCTGTTTCAAACAAAACGGATTTGTTCCTTATCACAGAGTTTCTACTAAATACCCAAAGTTTGCATCATCATGCTTCCCTTGTGCTATCTTTTAATCCTCACAAACTAGTGTTATTATAGTTTTaattcagttttattacaaatactATTATTGTTAGACAGTCGTCTGTATTCCCTTCACCTTGGAAAACTCAAGTGTGTAAAGGCCAGAGGGCTAACAGCTGGCCCCGCTGATTGTGCACTCAGTTTGCTCACGTAATGCTAGCTCAGCACGCATGTTTCAGTTGACATTATGTGAAATGCCATATCCAGTAGCAGCCACCAGCTGTTGCTGTCAGCAGTATTTGTGATCTACTTGCTGGTAAAACAGTATATAGACTTCATCTTAAAATTAGTGAAACATGTTTACAAAAGTGTCCTCAGAAGTTGCATCCGTTCCACACTGGTGACAAGCAACCATGGACAATAACATTGTCTCTGTATAACAGAACATAAGATGCTTGTGTTGGGCATCAAAGACTCCATTGGAGACAGtttgtaaataaacattataaaatCCCCAAAAATGTGGcttttaacatttttacaacAATAACCTCCTTACACAACTGTAAAATACTGTAAAAGCGTTTTAGATTGCGTGGTTACGTAATTCGTTAAAATAAACAGACAGAGATTGGTCTCTTGgtaaatatcaacattttagACCATAgataaatttgtttaatttctgCCGTGTTATCTTTTATATTCTATTGgttataatttcatttcaaacagaaatgttttccaaactaGCTTATTGGTAAATCAATAATAATCCCTTGAATACATAAtgctatatatttttaatattacaaCGAATAAAAGATTTGTTGTGATTTCATACTTAAAAATGCTTGCATGTTTtcaactattatatataatatatgttacattatatattatatatattattacttttacaAACATCCAGAATAAGAAAGCTGTAGTCTCGCTCTTATACCCCTGTCCCGAGTTACCCATGTTATGTTTTCAGACACTACGATATTCTCTACTCAAAATAATACTTTTCATAAAGAAAATATGATTTTTGAGAATCAGGTCATCATTTTTGCAATGAAACATTTCTTCTATGATTTCATTTCGCCTCTATGTGTTCCAACTAGTTGCCAGTCAAAAAATACACAAGAGTAAAACTCATGCCTGTAGCCAATCATATGTAACTTCTAACCTATAGGTTAAAGGGTTAAAGATTTCTTCTttagcaacaatgaaagatAATATATCAGGTAAAAATGATTTAAACATTGTAAACGAGGTCATGAATAACGAATTACAAAAACAGATTAAACATTCAATCTATTTGTTATTCCGTGTAGTTCAGGTCACTCCATGTTTTTGCCAACTAgtatttatgcattttctagTGAATAGATGGCATTCTTTATCCAGTGCACTGGTCATAGTTGCATTTGTGTTAACACCCAATATTAGCGCTACCTCGGTCAGCTGTTACATATCGTCATGCAAACAGTAGAGCAGATAATGATAGCTTTGTGGTAGCCTATCTGTTCTGTCTCGAGCATAAGTGACTACATGCCAACATATCATAATCTGTGACAGCCGCTAATGCCATATTTCCTTGATATGAGTCATAACACGTCGTCAGTGTAATAACTGGTGCTTGACATACTAGTACATACTAGTACATACCATACTGAATAGCTGGGTCTAGTGGTAAATTTGATCATTGTCTCTTATGGTATAACATTGTATACTGCGTTACAGGCTACAGAGATTGCTGAGAAACAGTGGCAGGCAATGACAGGTGGTTGCACGAATGAGCCAGTCACGCAGCTTTCCAGGAACACGTGCATTGAACTCTGTTTAAAGGGCTACCACTCTACTGATATTGCTCGCAGGGAATCTCTTAAACAGATGCTCATAGATATCGGAAACTTTCATTTTGACCTAATAGATACTGACCACGATGGGTAAGATCATTATACACTTTTGAGAGGGTTAGGCAACAATCATCATATGCGCCTGCTTACTAGTACTGGCTTCTACACTCAGTATATATCAATCTATCATAGCCAGGGTTCAAGGACAAATAATACTTGTGATAATGAAATGATAACAGATTTAGTAATAACATTCCATGAAAACTTCGCTCTTTGATCAGGACTTTAATCAAGTAGTTAGTTAGCGTGTCCTCCAAATTGAACCGCTGCAGTTGATTGGCAACACTTCGACTGGTTCAAATCATTTGCTTTTCAAAAGGCTATTACATTTACTCCTCTTTctttaaaggtttttaaaccttGTTGTTGGCACCTAAATCTTTTTATAAGAAAGGTTTTTATAAATACCACAAAAAACTGAAGACATGTGCCAAATGTTCGTTGGATTATACTCAAAGTCAATGTTATAGGAAGATacaagcttttttaaaatattagaaaaaattgtgttttgttttttcattattattctTATAGCAGCCGTACATCTTTCAATCATTCATCTGTTTAATAATTGAAATAGTTCATTTATGTGATTAGTTTGTTCCACATCAAGTTCTAGTATTCTAGTTGCACAAGCAAATTGGTTAAAACATTTCTGTTACTAGTAACAGTCAATTTTGAGgtttttatatcattatattttagaGTTGCGATACCTGATATAGATAGTCACTACCAGCCTCTAAATGCTTTCAATGCTGAAAagataaatttgtttttaaatatttgttgtataaaatactcaaatcataTCTTCAATCTGTCTGACCATCTATTACATTCCTATTTCCCATAAAAACCACTACACcatataccagacaccaacaccttaccaatttacattattgtacagtgttatgcaaacagagctttttttcaatacacataatttactttagtattttttgctttttgtctCACGCTCTAACTTACTCTAAATGGCATTGACCTGTGTGAATAAAGTTAACAATCTTTTACTGTGATTATTGTGACAGACAATCACAGGGTTACATTTGTTTCTAACACCGCAGGTTCATTACACCTGAGGAGTGGGCTAGCTGGACAAGAATGCTTGGCAATGCTGATACTTGGAAAGGTAACATATGGTCTTTACTACAGAATCTATCAGACATTAAGCTTATTATTCCTGAGTTATTGCGACATTTTAGTGAAAGAGCTGCGTTTATGACAAGCTAACTCGCTAGAGGGTGCGATGCTCCGCCTAGGTATTCACATAAGGCCATTGCGTATTCCAATCAACAAGATGCAATGTTGCTTGGTGATGAGACCTCCTCATCGCCGCTAACTTTGGCAACAGCAAAATTTTCCTACCTCATCTCCCAGCTGGCACGAGTGCTATTTTTGGGCAGAGCATGTCATTGTTAGGGTTACTCTCGGTGAGCCTTACGAACAGACATGCTCACAATGCACAGGAGAGCAGTTCGATTTAAGGACATGCCTAGTGGTTCTAATGACTATTCTTAGGATGGTGGACACGAGAGGACTGCCGGGTCGTTTAAATATTGCATCATCAGAACAGGCAAAGTCACCTGATCTTTCTCTATAAAATGTTTATGGAGTCACACATGGCACGGCCTGTTACACAACTATAGCTAATTATTAGCAACAGAAGATAAACTCATTTGCTCTAGCGGTTTCTAACATCCCTTCTTGCCCAACCAGCTTTGGCAATTTGATAATGTATTGCAGGTGCTTTCTCTATCATGGATGTGAATGGGGATGGCAAGATAGAGAGGAAGGAGTGGACAGACTGTTTTGTAGGATTTTTCTGTTACATTGACGAGGAACGGTACAGCCATTTCTTTGGCTTGATACGCTGAGTTTGGTGGTGAACACTTTTTACTCGTCCCACCATTTCGTTTATCTCAACATATAATACTGTCAGTGTTCACACCACAGACATCACAACTCTGAGAAACTGAATTGGCTGCTGCGGTAACATTCCTACCTCGGCATACAACAACTCAGCAGATATGCAAGGGTTATGTATGTAAATACATTAACAgaatttatgtatatgtatatagcaaGCTCTTAGACACTTTAGCATTGTTATTATAATCACCAGTGTAGGAGTACTCGTCTGCAGTTGTCACTTTTGTTATTGCAATGTAATTCGCATGTCATCAATTTATTACTGAATTAAAATCAAAAGGTCAAAAGGTCAAAATTTCAAAGTGTATATTGCTGTTGATAGCTGATAGTCTTGCACAAGATTTAGTCTTATTcctcattgttttattttagtaaaaacaatTCTTATAAAAATACTAAACAGGCATTTCTGGCAACATCCACAAACTGACAAAACTCCATACATATGAAGATTCGTCACAAGTAGATTATAGATAGTTTACTTCTTAGCACAAGTTCATAGGCTACAGGTATTTGAAATTGGAGCTTTGCCGTCACAAAGCGAGACTTCTAGCAGGAATGTTCATGCAACCAGGAAATACTAGTCGTACATAGCGGAATATACATTCTGCGCCACCCGATTATAAGCTTCCCTCTGTTCATCGGTCATCTCATCCACAAGCTCTGCTGCCTCATGGAAAGCAACTTCCTTGTCACCAACTGCCACCATGATCTCTTCATCATCATCTGACTCCATCATGCGTGTTGCCTCTACAATACATACATTCTAGTTTTAATTGCTTTTAAGGGTGACAATAAGTTTCAGTGGAACATTTGGGTTGAAGGTTGACGCAATGAAAGGGAAATATGGCTTGAAGGTAGGAGTTGAAGGCATAGGCTTGGTTTGAGGGGGCGGAActcaataattgttttaaatCTAGGAACCAAATCCATAGTGTAGCATTCATTAGTCTCATGCCTCCGGGCCAAGACATTTATTGACAGCGGCTTCTCTAGCAGTGAAGGTATTAAAAAAGGCAAACTCGTACAATGTGATAGCCCCTCTAGTTAGAAAGATGAATGGCATTTGAATGACATGTTGTTCTACTTATAGATGGGCTAAATATTTCATGTAAATACCTGGGAAGATGAGATgcaataatgaaaataaataattgatataattgatgaaataatgaaaaatcagtaaaaataattattatgacatATTGGATGATAACAAAGATTCCTCTTGGATAATTTCTTATCGGCACCAGAAGCTCGGACAGAATTAACCGCTTTATGAAGTTCATGCAAAGGTGATTAGATCCAAGTTGACCAGTTCTAATAACAAACACATCGTTGGAAgtacatttttaaaactaattcaTTTAATGTAAAATCTGTCCAATAAAATTGCAAATTATAGATATTTTCCATTAGTTTATTTTGAtcgaaaaaataaaatagaatacCTAGCGTGTGACTCGATGTTTTAGCTGgatttattttttaacatacgattttccatttttcacaATGAAGATTCCGCTAAGCTCATGGTAATACTAAAGCTTATTCAAACACACAACCTTGTGATCACGCGAGTCCCTGATGCATGGCCCAAGTTTTTGATCTTGTAAAAGTGAAACTACAGAGCTATGATCCCAGAGGATTTGTAGTTTATTTATGTACAGTAACAAACATACTAGCATCTTCAGCATTCACGGTTACTAAGCAACAGTAAGTGCCACTCGTAAACAGGTTGTGCCAAGCTCATTCTGTAATTTACAACCAAACTAGAATAGTCAG
Proteins encoded in this window:
- the LOC137403698 gene encoding uncharacterized protein — translated: MSVTNGGQRFDTEHLATQAIKLFSKRYGKAFDTHIDVRRSGLVKKEDYINFCTRQFEDEQRKKATEIAEKQWQAMTGGCTNEPVTQLSRNTCIELCLKGYHSTDIARRESLKQMLIDIGNFHFDLIDTDHDGFITPEEWASWTRMLGNADTWKGAFSIMDVNGDGKIERKEWTDCFVGFFCYIDEERYSHFFGLIR